A genomic stretch from Desulfolutivibrio sulfodismutans DSM 3696 includes:
- a CDS encoding type II toxin-antitoxin system VapC family toxin, with protein sequence MVGSINSAIDTNVLLDVLIPNSRFALASLECLESAAKEGSLLVGEMVFAELSAHFPTLAALRGFLEAGTIAYVPSDHVALHEAGMAWKTLCTRRDAQNAAIPRHVVADLLIGAHARRHAHRLITRDRGFYRDYFHGLTILDPSVAQPPR encoded by the coding sequence GTGGTGGGATCGATCAACTCGGCGATTGACACCAACGTCTTGCTCGACGTGCTCATCCCGAATTCGCGGTTTGCCCTCGCATCCCTGGAATGTCTGGAATCAGCCGCAAAGGAAGGTTCGTTACTCGTCGGCGAAATGGTCTTTGCCGAACTTTCCGCTCATTTCCCTACGTTAGCGGCGCTTCGTGGATTTCTCGAAGCCGGAACCATCGCCTACGTCCCATCCGACCATGTCGCGCTGCATGAGGCGGGCATGGCCTGGAAAACGCTGTGTACGCGGCGTGACGCGCAAAATGCCGCAATACCACGTCACGTCGTTGCCGACCTCCTTATCGGTGCGCACGCCCGCAGACATGCCCACAGGCTCATCACCCGGGACAGGGGGTTCTATCGCGATTATTTCCATGGACTGACGATTCTGGATCCAAGCGTTGCCCAGCCGCCGCGGTAA
- a CDS encoding phosphomannomutase/phosphoglucomutase: protein MKDIHAGVFRAYDIRGVVGEDFDPQWVSRLGQAVGTSFRRKGLSCAVVGRDCRESSPEYEARLASGLLSAGVDVIVLHMVPTPVLYYAIKQLGKHAGVMVTASHNPPQFNGFKIWAGEGTIHTDEIAAIFRIMAAGDFATGRGLLSEHDIAPAYLERVTRDIRLARPVSVVVDGGNGAAGPLAVAALRRAGAVVTPLFCEPDGTFPNHHPDPVVEKNTRQLAAKVRQTGADFGVGLDGDGDRLGVVDEKGELLFGDRLLALFAREVLAEHPGATVIGEVKCSHLLYKDIAAHGGAAVMGAAGHSLMKDAMRRTGALLAGEMSGHLFFADRYYGFDDATYAALRLAGIVSRSAGPVSEMLADWPETASTPELRVDCPDAVKFAVVARAMAHFQGTAEIVDVDGVRLVFPDGWALLRASNTQPALVLRFEAETPARLAEIRHLVEAPLAEWIREAAG, encoded by the coding sequence GTGAAGGACATCCATGCGGGGGTTTTTCGGGCCTACGACATTCGCGGCGTGGTGGGCGAGGATTTCGACCCCCAGTGGGTTTCGCGCCTGGGGCAGGCCGTGGGAACCTCTTTCCGCCGCAAGGGGCTTTCGTGCGCCGTGGTCGGCCGCGACTGCCGGGAGAGCTCGCCGGAATACGAGGCCCGCCTTGCCTCCGGATTACTTTCCGCTGGCGTTGATGTCATTGTTTTGCATATGGTTCCGACACCTGTTTTGTATTACGCAATAAAACAGCTTGGAAAACACGCCGGGGTCATGGTCACGGCCAGCCACAATCCGCCGCAGTTCAACGGTTTCAAGATCTGGGCCGGGGAGGGGACCATCCACACGGATGAGATCGCCGCCATCTTCCGGATCATGGCCGCCGGGGATTTCGCAACCGGCCGGGGCCTTTTGTCGGAGCACGACATCGCGCCCGCCTACCTGGAGCGCGTCACCCGGGACATCAGGCTGGCCCGGCCGGTGTCGGTGGTCGTGGACGGCGGCAACGGCGCGGCTGGGCCGCTCGCCGTCGCCGCCCTGCGCCGGGCCGGGGCGGTGGTCACGCCGCTTTTTTGCGAACCCGACGGGACGTTTCCCAACCACCATCCCGATCCGGTGGTGGAGAAAAACACGCGCCAGTTGGCGGCGAAGGTTCGCCAGACGGGCGCGGATTTCGGCGTGGGCCTGGACGGGGACGGCGACCGGCTGGGGGTGGTGGACGAAAAGGGGGAGCTTCTTTTCGGGGACCGGCTCCTGGCGCTTTTCGCCCGGGAGGTGCTGGCCGAACATCCCGGGGCCACGGTCATCGGCGAAGTCAAGTGCAGCCATCTGCTGTACAAGGACATTGCGGCCCACGGCGGCGCGGCCGTGATGGGGGCGGCCGGGCATTCGCTCATGAAGGACGCCATGCGGCGCACAGGGGCGCTTCTGGCCGGGGAGATGAGCGGGCACCTTTTTTTTGCGGATCGCTATTACGGCTTTGACGACGCTACCTATGCGGCCCTGCGCCTGGCCGGGATCGTCAGCCGCTCGGCCGGGCCGGTGTCGGAGATGCTGGCCGACTGGCCGGAGACGGCCAGCACCCCGGAGCTTCGCGTGGACTGCCCGGACGCGGTGAAGTTCGCCGTGGTCGCGCGGGCCATGGCCCATTTCCAGGGCACGGCCGAGATCGTCGACGTGGACGGGGTGCGGCTGGTTTTTCCCGACGGCTGGGCCCTGCTGCGGGCCTCCAATACCCAGCCCGCCCTGGTTTTGCGCTTCGAGGCCGAGACCCCGGCCCGGCTGGCCGAGATCCGCCATCTGGTGGAGGCGCCTCTGGCGGAGTGGATACGCGAGGCCGCAGGATGA
- the hflC gene encoding protease modulator HflC, whose translation MGKTSIILIVVAVVAVVGISQSMFVVDETERAIVLQLGKPVGDTKEPGLHFKLPFVQNALFFDARILDYGTKAAEILTKDKKTMVVDNYSRWRITDPLQFYRTLRTQQRAQARLEDIIYAELRVVLGRFTLHELVSEKRPEIMALVTAKTNELLSPYGLEVVDVRIKRTDLPPQNEQAIFNRMRSERIREAKLYRSEGQEEMDKIKSAADRERTVIVAEAQRKADVLRGEGDAEAAGIFADALKGAPAFYSFVRSLEAYRAATAENTRMILTPSGEFLKYMR comes from the coding sequence ATGGGCAAAACCTCCATCATCCTGATCGTCGTGGCCGTGGTCGCGGTTGTGGGCATAAGCCAAAGCATGTTTGTCGTGGACGAGACCGAGCGGGCCATTGTGCTGCAACTGGGCAAACCCGTGGGCGACACCAAGGAACCGGGACTGCATTTCAAGCTGCCCTTCGTGCAAAACGCGCTTTTTTTCGATGCGCGCATCCTCGATTACGGCACCAAGGCCGCCGAGATCCTGACCAAGGACAAAAAGACCATGGTCGTGGACAACTATTCCCGGTGGCGGATCACGGATCCGCTCCAGTTCTACCGCACTCTGCGCACCCAGCAACGGGCCCAGGCCCGGCTTGAAGACATCATCTACGCCGAACTGCGCGTGGTGCTCGGACGGTTCACGCTGCACGAGCTGGTCTCGGAAAAGCGCCCGGAGATCATGGCCCTGGTCACGGCCAAGACCAACGAGCTGCTGTCCCCCTACGGCCTGGAGGTGGTGGACGTGCGCATCAAACGCACGGACCTGCCGCCCCAGAACGAGCAGGCCATCTTCAACCGGATGCGCTCCGAGCGCATCCGCGAGGCCAAGCTGTACCGCTCCGAAGGCCAGGAGGAGATGGACAAGATCAAGTCCGCCGCCGACCGGGAGCGTACGGTGATCGTGGCCGAGGCCCAGCGCAAGGCCGACGTGCTGCGCGGCGAGGGCGACGCCGAGGCCGCCGGGATCTTTGCCGATGCCCTCAAGGGCGCCCCGGCGTTTTATTCCTTTGTGCGCAGCCTGGAGGCCTATCGGGCCGCGACAGCGGAAAACACCCGGATGATCCTGACCCCGTCGGGAGAGTTTCTCAAATACATGCGCTGA
- the hflK gene encoding FtsH protease activity modulator HflK, with translation MNWDWEKLQEQKRRQGPPPPDFGRIGDEFKRLVDFKSRIPGGPKIIALAVAVLWLASGIYIVEPDETGVVQRFGAYAYSTGPGPHYHLPYPIETVQTPKVSQVRRIEVGFRTVGNREGQGQQFRDVPEESLMLTGDENIVDVQFIVQYQISDPINYLFRLDRPDETLKNAAEAAMREVIGNDKIDSALTDGKVEIQIASMALLQRMMDKYESGIDVVAVQLQDVHPPRDVIDAFKDVASAREDRVRLVNEAEAYRNDILPKARGQAAAMENQALAYKDQSVRKAKGEASRFAALAAEYAKAPDVTRERLYLENMEAILKNPALDKIILSDEALKQAVPYLPLEPGSRRAPRSEAEAGKTVRQEGGN, from the coding sequence ATGAATTGGGATTGGGAAAAGCTCCAGGAGCAAAAACGTCGGCAAGGGCCCCCGCCTCCGGACTTCGGTCGTATCGGAGACGAATTCAAACGCCTTGTGGATTTTAAAAGCCGCATTCCCGGCGGGCCCAAGATCATCGCCCTGGCCGTGGCCGTCTTGTGGCTGGCCAGCGGCATCTACATCGTGGAGCCCGACGAGACAGGCGTGGTGCAGCGCTTCGGGGCCTATGCCTATTCCACGGGGCCTGGGCCGCATTATCATTTACCCTACCCCATCGAGACCGTCCAGACGCCCAAGGTCTCCCAGGTGCGGCGCATCGAGGTCGGTTTCCGCACCGTGGGCAACCGCGAGGGGCAGGGACAGCAGTTCCGCGACGTTCCCGAGGAATCGCTCATGCTCACGGGCGACGAGAACATCGTGGACGTGCAGTTCATCGTCCAATATCAGATCAGCGACCCCATCAACTACCTGTTCCGCCTGGACCGCCCCGACGAGACCCTCAAAAACGCCGCCGAGGCGGCCATGCGCGAGGTCATCGGCAACGACAAGATCGACTCCGCCCTGACCGACGGCAAGGTGGAGATCCAGATCGCCTCCATGGCCCTTTTGCAACGCATGATGGACAAATACGAAAGCGGCATCGACGTGGTGGCCGTACAGCTCCAGGACGTGCATCCCCCGCGCGACGTCATCGACGCCTTCAAGGACGTGGCCAGCGCCCGGGAGGACCGGGTCCGGCTGGTCAACGAGGCCGAGGCCTACCGAAACGACATCCTGCCCAAGGCCCGGGGCCAGGCCGCCGCCATGGAAAACCAAGCCCTGGCCTACAAGGACCAATCCGTGCGCAAGGCCAAGGGCGAGGCCTCCCGTTTCGCCGCCCTGGCCGCCGAATACGCCAAGGCCCCGGACGTGACCCGGGAACGCCTGTACCTGGAGAACATGGAGGCGATCCTGAAAAATCCGGCCCTGGACAAGATCATCCTTTCCGACGAGGCCCTCAAGCAGGCCGTGCCGTATCTGCCCCTGGAGCCGGGGTCGCGCCGCGCGCCGCGTTCCGAGGCCGAGGCCGGGAAAACCGTGCGCCAGGAGGGAGGGAACTGA
- the ercA gene encoding alcohol dehydrogenase-like regulatory protein ErcA produces the protein MPEHALSREWKFVAPEIVFGPGCLARAGRFAANLGMERALLVTDPGVAAAGWAGKARDSLAQAGVAVEVFDQVTPNPRDHEVMRGAAFYRERGCDGIVAVGGGSPMDCAKGIGLVAESGRHVLEFEGVDRVDAPSPPLLCVPTTAGSSADVSQFAIILDTARGVKIAIVSKAVVPDVALVDPAATVTMDPGLTVNTGLDALTHAMEAYVSNAHQPLADHLALEAVRLAAANLERVRDCPGDLLARERMMLGSMYAGLAFSNAILGAVHAMAHALGGLLDLPHGLCNAILLDHVVAANFSSAPGRYMALGRAMGAAIPGDAPADEARELVVSALRGFKARLGAVVSLGELGVTRAHLPELARAAAADPCLATNPRSLGVSDIAAIYEQAL, from the coding sequence ATGCCGGAACATGCGTTGTCGAGGGAATGGAAATTCGTGGCCCCGGAGATCGTGTTCGGGCCGGGCTGTCTGGCCAGGGCCGGACGCTTTGCCGCGAACCTGGGCATGGAGCGGGCGCTTCTGGTCACCGACCCCGGGGTGGCGGCCGCCGGGTGGGCCGGAAAGGCCAGGGACAGCTTGGCCCAGGCCGGGGTGGCCGTCGAGGTTTTCGACCAGGTGACCCCCAATCCCCGGGACCATGAGGTCATGCGGGGGGCGGCGTTTTATCGGGAGCGCGGCTGCGACGGCATTGTGGCCGTGGGCGGCGGAAGCCCCATGGACTGCGCCAAGGGCATCGGGCTGGTGGCCGAATCCGGCCGCCATGTGCTGGAATTCGAGGGCGTGGACCGGGTGGACGCGCCGAGCCCGCCCCTTTTGTGCGTACCCACCACGGCCGGGAGTTCGGCCGACGTCTCACAGTTCGCCATCATTCTGGACACCGCGCGCGGGGTCAAGATCGCCATCGTGTCCAAGGCCGTGGTTCCGGACGTGGCCCTGGTGGACCCGGCCGCCACCGTCACCATGGACCCCGGGCTGACCGTGAACACCGGGCTCGACGCCCTGACCCACGCCATGGAGGCCTACGTCTCCAACGCCCACCAGCCCCTGGCCGACCACCTGGCCCTGGAGGCCGTGCGCCTGGCGGCGGCAAACCTGGAGCGCGTCCGGGACTGTCCCGGCGACCTCCTGGCCCGGGAGCGCATGATGCTCGGCAGCATGTACGCCGGGCTGGCCTTCTCCAACGCCATCCTGGGCGCAGTTCACGCCATGGCCCATGCCCTGGGCGGGCTTTTGGACCTGCCCCACGGTCTGTGCAACGCCATCCTGCTCGACCATGTGGTTGCTGCGAATTTTTCGTCCGCCCCGGGGCGGTACATGGCCCTGGGGCGGGCCATGGGGGCGGCCATCCCCGGGGACGCCCCGGCGGACGAGGCCCGGGAGCTGGTGGTGTCGGCCCTGCGCGGCTTCAAGGCCCGGCTGGGGGCGGTGGTGTCCCTGGGCGAACTCGGCGTCACCCGGGCGCATCTTCCCGAACTGGCCCGGGCGGCTGCCGCCGACCCCTGCCTGGCCACAAACCCACGGTCCTTGGGCGTTTCGGACATTGCGGCCATCTATGAACAAGCGCTTTGA
- a CDS encoding EAL domain-containing protein produces the protein MNKRFEGDAPLTLRDELIGLGERSSRKSFYPELKKRLGELERTSLLLDQAPDAVLLMAWERLSILEANAAALRLLGKSRDEVVGESALVFFPMLEKVVAKDAVPGREALHLAEMIAADGAVFEISLSRQTVNGRLYGMLMARDVTQRTRMQEELNQRVSELTLLNEVGFRLASSSTVDAAIKNIVESIERAIQTDMILFFLKEGGRLILRAHKSHDPDFDIKAFSDHVVDHCLCGSAAANGMALYSGDIDADPLCSRPECKRAGIRSAAVLPLRLFGEVRGVIALGSITPRDFQVHGPLLESLAAILFTGLQNATLYQEARAHVEELGNTVRSLLEAEQALKISESRLKLALEAANEGLWDWNVASGEVYFSPGYYRMLGFEPEAVASTVEGWMGLIHPHDVELVKRLEVEHLGRHKEKYEFEFRMRDGSGDWRWILSKGKVVERDRQGNALRVVGTHSDITARKEMEGRLRHMALHDALTGLANRTLCLERIERAVARAKRHEESKFAVLFIDLDRFKVINDSLGHLFGDQVIIQIGNRIKNCVREADTVARLGGDEFLVVLEELESGRFPVQAIKRIRQAICEPIIWEGRAIQVTASIGAELWAGLRADAQEVIRNADLAMHWAKAKGRNRFKVFTERLFRHAVTRMTLERDMDHGLASGEFFLVFQPIVELGADGGKDRIRGLEALMRWRHPERGLISPSEFIPIAEETGKIRELTSLALTLACRTLAGWRSRLPAAADLYMAVNVSAKDLLRSDLASVVRHALETFVLPPDRLRLEVTETAVMQVGGASLAFLGELTAQGVRLSLDDFGTGYSSMSHLSRLPVDILKIDLGFVRMMDHGPRHLEIVKTIVDLAHNLGMRVVAEGVEHPRQRETLFRLGCEYCQGYLFARPMPADDMEALLAARL, from the coding sequence ATGAACAAGCGCTTTGAGGGGGATGCCCCCCTGACCCTCCGCGACGAACTGATCGGGCTTGGCGAGCGGTCCTCGCGCAAAAGTTTTTATCCGGAGCTCAAAAAACGCCTGGGAGAGTTGGAACGGACCAGCCTCCTGCTGGATCAGGCCCCGGACGCCGTCCTGCTTATGGCCTGGGAGAGGTTGTCCATCCTGGAGGCCAACGCCGCCGCCCTGCGCCTGCTCGGGAAGTCGCGGGACGAGGTGGTCGGCGAAAGCGCCCTGGTTTTTTTCCCCATGCTTGAGAAGGTCGTGGCCAAGGATGCGGTTCCAGGGCGCGAGGCCCTGCATCTGGCCGAGATGATCGCCGCCGATGGCGCGGTCTTCGAGATCTCCCTGTCCCGGCAGACGGTCAATGGGCGGCTCTACGGCATGCTCATGGCCCGCGACGTCACCCAGCGCACCCGCATGCAGGAGGAGCTCAACCAGCGGGTGAGCGAATTGACGCTCCTCAACGAGGTCGGTTTCCGCCTGGCCTCGTCATCCACCGTGGACGCGGCCATAAAAAATATCGTGGAGTCCATCGAACGGGCCATCCAGACGGATATGATCCTTTTTTTTCTCAAGGAAGGGGGACGTCTGATCCTGCGGGCCCACAAATCGCACGATCCCGATTTCGACATCAAGGCCTTCAGCGACCATGTGGTGGACCACTGCCTGTGCGGGTCGGCTGCGGCCAACGGCATGGCCCTGTACTCCGGCGATATCGACGCCGATCCCCTGTGCTCCCGGCCGGAGTGCAAACGCGCGGGCATCCGGTCCGCAGCGGTCCTGCCCTTGCGGCTTTTCGGGGAGGTGCGGGGGGTCATCGCCCTGGGGTCGATAACACCCCGCGATTTCCAGGTGCATGGCCCGCTTCTTGAGTCCCTGGCGGCCATTCTGTTCACCGGCCTGCAAAACGCCACCCTCTATCAGGAAGCCCGGGCTCATGTGGAGGAGTTGGGCAACACGGTGCGTTCCCTGCTTGAGGCCGAGCAGGCCCTCAAGATCTCGGAGAGTCGCCTCAAGTTGGCCCTGGAGGCCGCCAACGAGGGGTTGTGGGACTGGAACGTGGCCTCTGGAGAGGTCTATTTCAGCCCCGGATATTACCGCATGCTCGGGTTTGAACCCGAGGCCGTCGCCTCCACTGTCGAAGGCTGGATGGGCCTGATTCATCCCCACGACGTGGAGCTGGTCAAGCGCCTGGAGGTGGAGCACCTTGGCCGCCACAAGGAAAAGTACGAATTCGAATTTCGCATGCGCGACGGTTCCGGGGACTGGCGCTGGATTTTGTCCAAAGGAAAGGTGGTGGAGCGCGACAGGCAGGGGAACGCCCTGCGCGTGGTGGGCACCCACTCGGACATAACGGCCCGCAAGGAGATGGAGGGCCGCCTGCGGCACATGGCCCTGCACGACGCCCTCACCGGGTTGGCCAACCGGACCCTGTGCCTGGAACGCATTGAACGGGCCGTGGCCCGGGCCAAGCGGCATGAAGAGTCCAAGTTTGCCGTGCTTTTTATCGATCTGGACCGCTTCAAGGTCATCAACGACAGCCTGGGGCATCTCTTCGGCGACCAGGTGATCATCCAGATCGGCAACCGCATCAAAAACTGCGTGCGCGAGGCCGACACCGTGGCCCGGCTCGGCGGCGACGAGTTCCTGGTGGTCCTGGAGGAGCTGGAATCGGGGCGGTTTCCGGTGCAGGCCATCAAACGCATCCGGCAGGCCATCTGCGAGCCCATCATCTGGGAGGGGCGGGCCATCCAGGTCACGGCCAGCATCGGGGCCGAACTGTGGGCAGGGCTTCGGGCCGACGCCCAGGAGGTCATCCGCAACGCCGACCTGGCCATGCACTGGGCCAAGGCCAAAGGCCGCAACCGGTTCAAGGTCTTCACCGAACGCCTGTTCCGGCATGCCGTGACCCGCATGACCCTGGAGCGGGACATGGACCATGGGCTGGCCAGCGGCGAATTTTTCCTGGTCTTCCAGCCTATCGTGGAACTGGGGGCGGACGGCGGGAAGGATCGCATCCGGGGCCTTGAGGCGCTCATGCGCTGGCGGCATCCCGAGCGCGGCCTCATCTCCCCCTCGGAGTTCATCCCCATTGCCGAGGAGACGGGGAAAATCCGGGAATTGACCAGCCTGGCCCTGACCCTGGCCTGCCGCACCCTGGCTGGCTGGCGGTCCCGGCTGCCTGCGGCGGCGGACCTGTACATGGCCGTCAACGTCTCGGCCAAGGATCTGTTGCGCTCGGACCTGGCCTCCGTGGTGCGGCACGCCCTGGAGACCTTCGTCCTGCCGCCGGATCGGTTGCGTCTGGAGGTCACCGAGACCGCCGTCATGCAGGTCGGGGGGGCGAGCCTGGCCTTTTTGGGAGAGTTGACGGCTCAGGGGGTGCGCCTGTCCCTGGACGATTTCGGCACGGGGTATTCCAGCATGAGCCATTTAAGCCGCCTGCCCGTGGACATCCTGAAAATCGACCTGGGCTTCGTGCGCATGATGGACCATGGCCCGCGCCATCTGGAGATCGTCAAGACCATCGTGGATCTGGCCCACAACCTGGGCATGCGCGTGGTGGCCGAGGGTGTGGAGCATCCCCGCCAGCGGGAAACCCTGTTCCGGCTCGGGTGCGAATACTGCCAGGGCTATCTCTTCGCCCGGCCGATGCCCGCAGACGACATGGAGGCCCTTTTGGCCGCCCGTCTGTGA
- a CDS encoding AbrB/MazE/SpoVT family DNA-binding domain-containing protein, translated as MSRMTQDGQVTLPLVVRRKLRLRPGDGVRFRVSGETIFVEKIFRSKANLRDYLGFLGHLEGREPDALVTEMRGGIDQLGD; from the coding sequence ATGTCTCGCATGACACAGGACGGGCAAGTCACGTTGCCGCTCGTTGTCCGCCGCAAACTGCGTTTGCGCCCGGGTGACGGCGTTCGGTTCCGCGTGAGCGGAGAAACGATCTTCGTGGAAAAAATCTTTCGCTCCAAGGCGAATCTGCGTGACTATCTCGGATTCCTTGGACATCTCGAAGGCCGGGAGCCTGATGCCCTTGTGACGGAGATGCGTGGTGGGATCGATCAACTCGGCGATTGA
- a CDS encoding MltA domain-containing protein, with the protein MRYFVAGLCLMAALAACSPTSPVQPADTPPDVPRTAAVPAPAPSDDQRPWHVRLSPATQSIASYESMRPAIRASLTHLAGKPESGTAMVVGDVALTYGQLKTTLERLDSLLPELDRDPTRLAEHFAWVTADEQALLTGYYEPWLEASLTPHPNYPHPLYSSPGKGRKPSRAAIDFEGALRGKGYELAWAKSLIDVFFLQVQGSGRLLLPDGSTKNVVYGGSNGHKYVAVGRVLVERGDIAEEEKSMQRIRRFFEEHPDKVQEVLSKNPSYIFFKLAEKGPVGGMGVVLTPYVSAATDPSFLPYGALLAVDAMLPGFPEGSAPERFTGLLLAQDTGCMKGHHVDLFCGAGHKAAFQAGHMKDTAAIRVLVAREALTPGQAATLGARP; encoded by the coding sequence ATGAGATATTTCGTCGCCGGGCTGTGTCTGATGGCGGCCTTGGCCGCCTGTTCGCCAACCTCGCCGGTCCAGCCTGCGGACACGCCCCCTGACGTCCCGCGCACGGCCGCCGTTCCAGCGCCCGCGCCGTCCGACGATCAGCGGCCCTGGCATGTCCGGCTGTCTCCGGCCACCCAGTCCATCGCCTCCTACGAATCCATGCGCCCGGCCATCCGGGCCAGCCTGACCCATCTGGCCGGAAAGCCCGAATCTGGCACGGCCATGGTCGTGGGCGACGTGGCCCTGACCTACGGCCAGCTCAAGACCACCCTGGAGCGTCTGGACTCGCTTCTGCCCGAGCTGGACCGGGATCCGACCCGGCTGGCCGAGCATTTCGCCTGGGTCACCGCCGACGAGCAGGCCCTTTTGACCGGCTACTACGAACCCTGGCTGGAGGCCTCGCTGACCCCGCATCCGAACTATCCCCATCCCCTCTACAGCAGCCCCGGAAAGGGGCGAAAGCCTTCCCGGGCGGCCATCGACTTCGAAGGCGCGCTTCGGGGCAAAGGCTATGAACTGGCCTGGGCCAAGAGCCTGATCGACGTCTTTTTCCTCCAGGTGCAGGGCTCGGGTCGGCTGCTTCTGCCCGACGGATCCACGAAAAACGTGGTCTACGGCGGCTCCAACGGCCACAAATACGTGGCCGTGGGCCGGGTGTTGGTGGAGCGCGGGGACATCGCCGAGGAAGAAAAAAGCATGCAGCGCATCCGCCGCTTCTTTGAGGAGCATCCGGACAAGGTCCAGGAGGTGCTGTCCAAAAATCCCAGCTACATCTTTTTCAAGCTGGCCGAAAAGGGCCCCGTGGGCGGCATGGGCGTGGTGCTGACCCCGTACGTCAGCGCGGCCACGGACCCGTCGTTTCTACCCTACGGCGCGCTTTTGGCCGTGGACGCCATGCTGCCCGGCTTTCCCGAGGGATCGGCCCCCGAGCGCTTTACCGGGTTGCTTCTGGCCCAGGACACGGGCTGCATGAAGGGGCATCATGTGGATCTTTTTTGCGGCGCGGGCCACAAGGCCGCCTTCCAGGCCGGGCATATGAAGGACACCGCCGCCATCCGGGTGCTGGTGGCCCGGGAGGCCCTGACCCCCGGCCAGGCCGCAACCCTTGGAGCCAGGCCATGA